The following are encoded in a window of Phragmites australis chromosome 22, lpPhrAust1.1, whole genome shotgun sequence genomic DNA:
- the LOC133905432 gene encoding uncharacterized protein LOC133905432: MAALQEAVVMEAAAALEETKGMAALLSHLRVTTSGEKGAGVAGAVEEGKMEWLRSQLIGKDVEFDTPFGRRALTYADQTASGRSLQYIEDYLVKQVLPFYGNTHTEDSHVGSKTTRLVNKAARYVKRCMGAGPGDALLFCGAGTTAAIKRLQEVMGIAVPSADLRDRLAVQLRTEEQWVVFIGPYEHHSNLLSWRRSLAEVVEIGVDDDGLVDIAALRRGLRSPKYADRPMLGSFSACSNVTGIMTDTRELARVLHQHGAFACFDFAASGPYVKIDMKSGEIDGYDAVFLSPHKFVGGPGTPGILVLNKALYRLKSQPPSTCGGGTVAYVNGFKEEDTLYYDDIEEREDAGTPPIIQKIRASLTFWVKEYIGYNTMSLRERVYSEMAMKRLVSNPNVRVLGNVDVERLPIFSFLIYPPKSNLLFDVADEPGCDKPLNDMRDKRLPLHGRFVTRLLNDLFGIQARGGCACAGPYGHTLLNIENKLSLRIRSAILKGYNGLKPGWTRLSFAYYLSKEEFKFILDAIEFVVAYGHRFLPFYKFDWITGDWTFQKQVIKYLIMKEELALAASAGFLDENGMSKVADKPKNKFEANHKKFESYLVNAKKIAVSLPDINHQVVSVPKGVDPDMILFHI; this comes from the exons ATGGCCGCTCTGCAAGAGGCTGTGGTCATGGAGGCGGCAGCAGCACTGGAGGAGACCAAGGGCATGGCCGCCCTGCTGAGCCATCTCCGTGTCACGACGTCGGGGGAGAAGGGTGCCGGCGTCGCTGGCGCAGTGGAGGAAGGGAAGATGGAGTGGCTCCGGTCGCAGCTGATCGGGAAGGACGTCGAGTTCGACACGCCGTTCGGTCGCCGCGCGCTCACGTACGCCGACCAGACGGCGTCTGGCCGGAGCCTGCAGTACATCGAGGACTACCTCGTCAAGCAAGTCCTTCCCTTCTACG GGAACACGCACACAGAGGATAGCCATGTCGGGAGCAAGACGACGCGGCTGGTGAACAAGGCAGCGCGCTACGTGAAGCGCTGCATGGGCGCGGGCCCCGGCGACGCGCTGCTCTTCTGCGGCGCCGGCACCACGGCTGCCATCAAGCGCCTGCAGGAGGTCATGGGCATCGCCGTGCCGTCCGCCGACCTTCGCGATCGCCTCGCGGTGCAGCTGCGCACCGAGGAGCAGTGGGTGGTCTTCATCGGGCCGTACGAGCATCACTCCAATCTTTTGTCGTGGCGACGCAGCCTCGCCGAGGTCGTCGAGATCGGCGTCGACGACGACGGGCTCGTTGATATTGCCGCGCTCCGACGCGGACTCCGCTCACCCAAGTACGCGGACCGGCCGATGCTGGGATCCTTCTCGGCATGCAGCAACGTCACCGGCATCATGACGGACACGCGCGAGCTTGCGCGCGTTCTGCACCAGCACGGCGCCTTTGCGTGCTTCGACTTCGCTGCCAG TGGCCCATATGTAAAGATTGACATGAAGTCTGGCGAAATCGACGGCTACGATGCGGTCTTCCTAAGCCCGCACAAATTTGTCGGTGGCCCGGGCACACCGGGCATCCTTGTGTTGAACAAAGCACTGTACCGGCTCAAATCCCAGCCTCCCTCAACATGCGGTGGTGGCACTGTGGCCTATGTCAACGGCTTCAAGGAGGAG GATACATTATACTATGACGACATTGAGGAGCGGGAGGACGCTGGCACACCACCAATCATCCAAAAGATCCGTGCATCTCTTACATTTTGGGTCAAGGAGTACATCGGATATAACACCATGAGCCTTCGAGAGCGAGTATACTCCGAGATGGCGATGAAAAGGCTTGTTAGCAACCCAAATGTAAGGGTGCTAGGCAACGTGGATGTTGAACGTCTACCCATCTTCTCCTTCCTTATCTACCCTCCAAAGTCCAATTTGTTGTTTGATGTGGCCGATGAGCCAGGTTGCGACAAGCCATTGAATGATATGAGGGACAAGCGTCTCCCTCTACATGGGCGTTTTGTCACAAGGCTTCTTAATGATCTTTTCGGCATCCAAGCGAGGGGTGGCTGTGCATGCGCAGGCCCTTATGGCCATACATTGCTCAACATCGAGAACAAACTCTCACTTCGCATCCGGTCCGCGATTCTCAAG GGGTATAATGGATTGAAACCAGGATGGACTAGGTTGAGCTTTGCTTACTATCTATCGAAGGAGGAGTTCAAATTCATCCTCGATGCCATTGAGTTTGTTGTGGCATATGGTCACCGCTTCCTCCCTTTCTACAAATTTGACTGGATCACCGGTGACTGGACGTTCCAAAAACAGGTGATCAAGTACCTCATCATGAAGGAGGAGCTGGCTCTTGCCGCAAGTGCTGGTTTCCTAGATGAAAATGGCATGTCAAAGGTTGCGGATAAACCGAAAAACAAATTTGAGGCAAATCATAAGAAGTTTGAGAGCTACTTAGTGAATGCAAAGAAAATTGCAGTCTCCTTGCCAGATATCAATCATCAGGTTGTCAGTGTCCCAAAAGGAGTAGACCCTGACATGattctttttcatatttag